In Halobacteriovorax marinus SJ, the following proteins share a genomic window:
- a CDS encoding branched-chain amino acid ABC transporter permease, which yields MSEDTMYFFWDLGQYLLNGLTQGSIYALIALGYTMVYGIIKLINFAHGEFYMIGGFIGFYTIAAGVPLTLAFPIAMVGAGVIAVIIERIVYRPIRSAGRIPALITALGTSLFFQYTGQLVIGADAKAFPTAIKQHTWFVGELMISNIQVIILVSTFILMIFLWWLVNKTRIGKAMKATSYNHDAAELMGIDTNKIISFTFFVGAAMAGAAGVLVGMYYSTVEPMMGLIPGLKAFIAAVLGGIGIIPGAVIGGLTLGVAENLVVGFWESTYRDGIAFLILILILLVKPAGILGKNRKEKV from the coding sequence ATGAGTGAAGATACAATGTATTTTTTCTGGGACCTTGGTCAGTACCTATTAAATGGACTCACCCAAGGTAGCATCTATGCCCTAATTGCCCTGGGCTACACTATGGTTTATGGAATTATAAAGTTAATCAACTTCGCCCATGGCGAGTTCTATATGATTGGTGGTTTTATTGGTTTCTATACTATTGCCGCTGGTGTTCCTCTAACACTGGCCTTTCCAATTGCAATGGTAGGTGCTGGAGTCATCGCAGTCATCATTGAGAGGATTGTCTATCGACCGATCCGATCAGCGGGAAGAATCCCGGCCCTAATTACAGCACTGGGAACCTCTCTCTTTTTTCAGTATACAGGACAATTAGTTATAGGCGCTGACGCCAAGGCCTTTCCTACGGCCATTAAGCAACATACTTGGTTTGTTGGAGAATTAATGATTTCAAATATTCAGGTCATTATTCTTGTTTCAACTTTTATCCTAATGATCTTTCTTTGGTGGCTCGTTAATAAAACAAGAATTGGTAAGGCCATGAAGGCGACTAGTTATAATCACGACGCTGCAGAGTTAATGGGTATTGATACAAATAAAATAATCTCATTCACTTTCTTTGTTGGTGCGGCCATGGCCGGTGCTGCGGGAGTTCTAGTTGGAATGTACTACAGTACAGTTGAGCCAATGATGGGACTAATACCGGGACTAAAGGCTTTTATCGCTGCAGTTCTTGGAGGTATTGGAATCATTCCTGGTGCCGTTATTGGAGGTCTTACTCTTGGAGTGGCCGAGAACTTAGTAGTAGGTTTTTGGGAGTCCACTTATAGAGATGGAATCGCCTTTTTAATCTTAATTCTAATCCTCCTAGTTAAGCCTGCCGGAATTCTTGGAAAGAATAGAAAGGAGAAAGTTTAA